The Fusarium falciforme chromosome 7, complete sequence genome window below encodes:
- a CDS encoding Sulfatase domain-containing protein, protein MIQTPAWLLRLGSRLANRQVVFTFAALAIFEAKLAHIHSHRFAVAPNRLLSYLGSFFLQDILLLILIRLLLDHWVPRAPVPYLLSTAVTGVLIFYNVALATASVSFYLVSGSEIHWRNINLVSDPTSRAIVLSGFVTFTLVVSASLFLSWLLQNICYKVFGWGADISNFPFALAGKSLSRFLRNRISYGRIPEPDAVDSSDNRYSDGDDDSSHDSFFGLEKPQTVYSRLAARIHNASGISLPPSTVKRIVHSIPYVAWSLFLLALAVLSLQRPSDRSLVFLSWTAGLLPFIDFSSTSPLLDQLPSHYGVGIQRQWDGRSALSEPPMLSWLPKGEPLVGFEDWYAPQEMHYNSAADPLKISNLNQPLLESLRDKLQDVPVRHVILFLLESTRNDVFPIKKHGPIWNRFQDSYPDHKIPQEAIERLSTLMPTANYITGDYDDGFEHDEKPKRGGPRFTNAHTTGTYTLKSLVGTICGLNPLIADFNLDYKRHIYQPCLPHIFEAMNKVTDTAEPGSKWKSYFYQAATIHYDNHDKLMAAIGFPEQNTIDRDWLRSENASHGAVHLEDINYFAFQEDPLEDYIRDIFVNAEETNDRVFLTHITSTSHHGYGLPVNETSTPFGKNEAETLSDYVNAEAYDDKWIRKVLDLLDEQGVANETLVVFLGDHGVSLVENDKASPYYNPSIGADHVPLVLSHPRLPAFDVHDAVSSIQVLPTILDLLLETGSLDNSSRQVAEDIVHNYEGQSLLRQQQLSDQGLWQFTVVNPGRAMLGVRDARHPERHLVVPLIDNVEWRLSNITADPLEKDGVQAFDFISFLQSVEAKFGPEWAQWAEEGAFTTRWHVQDNSKRWRYERNPKVQEKKDQ, encoded by the coding sequence ATGATCCAAACACCGGCATGGCTTTTGAGACTTGGCTCTCGTCTCGCCAATCGCCAAGTTGTCTTTACCTTTGCTGCTTTGGCCATCTTTGAAGCAAAACTCGCACACATCCACAGCCATCGGTTTGCTGTCGCACCAAATCGATTACTGTCTTATCTCGGCTCATTCTTTCTGCAAGACATACTTCTCCTAATTCTCATCAGACTCCTCCTCGATCATTGGGTTCCGAGGGCCCCGGTACCATACCTCCTCAGCACTGCCGTGACTGGCGTGTTGATCTTTTACAATGTCGCTCTTGCTACCGCATCCGTCTCCTTCTATCTCGTCTCTGGGTCCGAAATTCATTGGCGAAATATCAACCTTGTCTCCGACCCCACATCCAGGGCCATTGTGCTCTCAGGCTTCGTCACCTTTACACTCGTCGTGTCCGCCTCACTCTTCCTTAGCTGGCTGCTCCAGAACATTTGTTACAAAGTGTTTGGATGGGGTGCTGATATCTCCAACTTCCCCTTTGCTTTGGCCGGAAAGAGTTTGAGTCGCTTTTTGAGGAACAGAATTAGCTACGGCAGGATCCCGGAGCCCGATGCCGTTGATAGCTCGGATAACCGATACTCTGACGGAGACGACGATTCGAGCCACGACTCTTTTTTCGGCCTTGAGAAGCCTCAGACGGTATATTCTCGACTCGCAGCAAGGATACACAATGCGTCCGGGATTTCTCTACCACCATCCACCGTCAAGCGCATCGTACACAGCATACCATATGTCGCCTGgtctctctttcttcttgcTTTGGCTGTCTTATCGCTTCAAAGACCAAGCGATCGATCCCTTGTCTTCCTCTCGTGGACTGCGGGACTCTTACCGTTCATCGATTTTTCTTCCACCTCCCCACTCCTGGACCAACTGCCTTCTCACTACGGAGTGGGAATCCAACGTCAATGGGATGGACGATCAGCCCTCAGTGAACCGCCGATGCTTAGCTGGCTACCCAAGGGCGAACCCCTGGTTGGATTTGAGGATTGGTACGCACCCCAAGAGATGCACTACAACTCAGCCGCGGACCCCTTGAAGatctccaacctcaaccaACCCTTGCTAGAGTCTCTGCGCGACAAGTTACAAGATGTCCCGGTCCGCCATGTGATTTTATTTCTCCTCGAAAGTACCAGAAACGACGTGTTCCCCATCAAGAAACATGGGCCCATCTGGAACCGATTTCAGGACTCTTACCCTGATCATAAGATCCCTCAGGAAGCCATTGAGAGGCTATCGACATTGATGCCTACCGCAAACTACATCACTGGCGACTATGATGATGGTTTCGAACACGACGAGAAGCCTAAGCGTGGCGGCCCCCGGTTTACGAATGCTCACACAACTGGTACCTATACGCTTAAGAGCTTGGTCGGTACGATTTGCGGGTTAAACCCCCTCATTGCCGACTTCAATCTTGATTACAAGCGTCATATTTACCAGCCCTGTCTGCCGCATATCTTCGAAGCTATGAACAAAGTCACGGACACAGCCGAGCCGGGTTCTAAGTGGAAGTCCTACTTCTACCAAGCGGCGACCATTCATTACGACAATCACGATAAGCTCATGGCTGCCATTGGCTTTCCTGAGCAAAACACTATTGATCGGGATTGGCTCCGGAGCGAGAATGCTTCACACGGTGCTGTCCACCTCGAAGACATCAACTACTTCGCCTTTCAAGAGGACCCTCTTGAGGATTATATCCGTGACATCTTTGTCAACGCTGAGGAGACAAACGATCGGGTGTTTCTCACACATATCACAAGTACAAGTCATCATGGCTATGGTCTACCTGTCAATGAAACATCTACCCCATTCGGCAAAAACGAGGCAGAGACACTATCTGATTATGTCAATGCTGAGGCCTATGATGATAAATGGATCCGCAAAGTTCTGGATCTACTGGATGAGCAAGGGGTCGCTAATGAGACGCTCGTAGTCTTCCTTGGAGATCATGGCGTCTCATTAGTCGAGAACGATAAAGCATccccttattataaccccAGCATAGGCGCCGATCATGTTCCCCTGGTGCTTTCACATCCTCGACTACCAGCATTCGATGTCCACGATGCTGTTTCGTCCATCCAGGTGCTACCCACAattcttgatcttcttcttgagactGGATCGCTCGACAACAGCAGTCGGCAAGTTGCAGAGGATATCGTTCACAATTATGAAGGACAATCCCTCCTGCGACAGCAACAGCTGAGCGATCAAGGGCTGTGGCAGTTCACTGTTGTCAATCCCGGGCGAGCTATGCTTGGTGTGCGTGACGCCCGACATCCCGAGCGCCACCTCGTTGTCCCTCTTATCGACAATGTAGAGTGGCGGTTGAGTAATATCACAGCCGATCCCTTGGAAAAGGATGGTGTACAAGCCTTTGACTTTATCTCATTTTTGCAAAGCGTGGAGGCGAAGTTTGGCCCTGAGTGGGCTCAGTGGGCAGAAGAGGGTGCATTCACTACCCGTTGGCATGTTCAGGATAATAGTAAGCGTTGGCGTTATGAGCGCAATCCGAAAGTTCAGGAGAAAAAGGATCAATGA